The proteins below come from a single Denticeps clupeoides chromosome 15, fDenClu1.1, whole genome shotgun sequence genomic window:
- the LOC114764537 gene encoding uncharacterized protein LOC114764537 isoform X3, with the protein MWHVVQQGHVKHYGMLEEFVTFVTEAVPEMLSYRQRAQLTLGLRARLILELCRGEDPADLSTLKPHLDRIHAPTVDPMHSEAGDEEVDESEVNFLELVQTLLKDPTEREHFFQNIFPEEYGCKYDKALQRLMLDFLTRLEQLLPVADFTQIVSWLSSSPSNLDQCLQSIPLTKQLKTLLEYHRSLGQLTTATDALPSTVDDYILSSLSLPPLVRVVIASEQADPTDLSDVTPGSDYTYKQDPQYAVENTKEHRDVSDEEKKEDEGSEGGGIISSTSQPPMSPSPPLLDLSLKRTSTTTSNKCPPANSQWSSRNNSVTKKNLNQTLIGQGSAWKRKISDSLDIPLKRISESSEIRNSTNMNTEYPFIYPWGGYTDIQEPFYPATTDVSKIPWSDQETLNLIDIWGNDSIQQSLKDCVRNRHIFNLISKKMLERGYMRTAEQCHTRIKRLKMSFKQCYENNISGAERLECKFYDQLKRILVNGAPASIPAMSYDDDADATVGDQTSTEQVNQECDWEYLGHSDLEGKNAPWTDLESQALISIWGEDRVQRELKGIHNNGRIFDMVSKRMAVYGYMRTAEQCQSRVKRLKLSCRQFHEHNSTGKRDRAERMFYNQLERVLVSDLPSYVSAPEVSQDTDAEDKDEAVNEDSEFPVYSYQEIEAAVNSSDERKKVPWSDNETLILLELWGDEKMQQNLRRCPHNGHIYSEISEKLNAHGYSRTSEQCHTRIKRLKLSYRQCRDTMKHVAGLPEDKRVDFKFYDLLDEILKKHPPSRRAPAADTQRDSATDSEKDLCGTASYAAPDKSTPGSWSDAETLALIDIWAEDEIQKALKGVIHNGHVFADISEKLHDLGFSKTPEQCRWKVKTLRQNFRQCYERKKCGRDKVGYKFYEQLEQVLGYEALSIDVFDEKEEQETVVDNTKFAPWSEPETLALIEIWSQKEIQESLKGCIRNGHIYAEISEQMAAMGFAKTAEQCHKRVTKLRKTYRRCYNSMIHGGKPVLFRYFRFLEPVLGNLRSSHDADATDVCVDTVEMPESVQETQSQRAARKAVAESSRKMPWSDRETKALLEIWGEDRIQYNLKGCLKNKHIFKHISKRMTAQGFIRTAEQCQTRVKRLKARFFNEKEDCKFYEQLEKIFYKDISSDASFEDSVNMSGELESITDSEPDSPPPAPRQTCDGPKLPWTDCETQALIDIWGSGEVQGSLRGCTKNKHIFTQISQAMIDQGYIRTAEQCQSRVKRLKASFRQCSDSNRIGLERVECKFYDQLYKIFGFESSPHNPAPEESAATSTDGDATGDQENGNEDEACVLLETCGREDVPKHLK; encoded by the exons ATGTGGCACGTGGTACAACAGGGGCACGTGAAACACTATGGGATGCTGGAAGAGTTTGTTACATTTGTGACTGAGGCTGTTCCAGAAATGTTGAGCTATCGTCAAAGGGCCCAACTTACACTGGGTCTACGAGCAAGG CTCATTCTGGAACTGTGCCGTGGAGAAGATCCCGCTGATCTCAGCACTCTTAAACCCCATCTGGACCGTATCCACGCTCCGACTGTCGACCCAATGCACAGTGAG GCTGGTGATGAAGAGGTTGACGAGTCAGAGGTCAACTTCTTAGAGCTCGTTCAGACCCTTCTGAAAGACCccacagagagagagcattTCTTCCAG aatatttttCCAGAGGAATATGGTTGTAAGTATGATAAGGCGTTACAGAGGCTCATGTTGGACTTTCTTACCAGACTGGAGCAACTGCTTCCTGTGGCGGACTTCACACAG ATAGTGTCATGGCTAAGCAGCAGCCCTTCAAATCTCGACCAATGCTTGCAGTCCATCCCTCTTACAAAGCAACTAAAGACTCTGCTGGAATACCACAGGAGTCTTGGACAACTCACCACTGCCACTG ATGCTCTTCCGTCCACTGTGGATGACTACATCCTCTCTTCcctgtctctccctcctctcGTCAGAGTTGTAATTGCTTCAGAACAGGCTGACCCCACTGACTTGTCAGATGTCACGCCTGGCTCTGACTACACGTACAAGCAGGATCCTCAATATGCAGTTGAGAACACAAAGGAACACAGAGACGTGTCTGAtgaggagaaaaaagaagatGAAGGCTCCGAAGGAGGAGGGATCATCTCTTCTACGTCACAGCCTCCGATGTCACCGAGCCCTCCTCTTTTGGACCTCTCGCTCAAACGTACATCAACTACGACCAGCAACAAGTGTCCACCGGCAAACTCGCAGTGGAGTTCACGGAACAACTCGGTGACCAAGAAGAACTTGAATCAGACTCTGATTGGCCAGGGATCTGCCTGGAAACGAAAAATAAGCGACAGCCTTGACATACCTCTTAAACGCATATCTGAGTCTTCAGAGATAAG GAACAGTACAAACATGAACACAGAATATCCCTTTATCTACCCCTGGGGAGGGTACACAG ACATTCAGGAACCCTTCTACCCAGCAACAACTGATGTGTCTAAAATTCCATGGTCGGACCAGGAAACCCTTAATCTCATTGATATCTGGGGAAATGACAGCATTCAGCAAAGCCTGAAGGACTGTGTCCGCAATCGCCACATTTTTAACCTCATTTCAAAGAAAATGTTGGAGCGGGGCTACATGAGAACAGCCGAGCAGTGTCATACCAGAATAAAACGTCTGAAGATGAGTTTCAAGCAGTGCTATGAAAACAA CATCAGTGGTGCTGAAAGATTGGAATGCAAGTTTTACGACCAATTGAAACGGATACTGGTGAATGGTGCACCCGCTTCCATTCCTGCCATGTCGTATGACGACGACGCCGATGCCACAGTCGGAGATCAAACATCAACAGAGCAGGTCAATCAAGAATGTGACTGGGAGTATCTTGGCCACTCTGACTTAGAAG GAAAAAATGCCCCATGGACAGACCTTGAGTCCCAAGCCCTCATCAGCATTTGGGGAGAAGACCGAGTGCAACGGGAGCTGAAAGGAATCCACAACAACGGGCGCATCTTTGACATGGTTTCAAAAAGGATGGCGGTCTACGGCTACATGCGGACGGCAGAGCAGTGCCAGTCACGGGTGAAGAGGCTCAAGCTGAGTTGTCGACAGTTTCACGAGCACAACAG CACTGGAAAAAGAGACAGAGCGGAGCGTATGTTCTACAACCAGTTGGAGCGAGTGCTGGTTAGCGACTTGCCCTCCTACGTCTCTGCACCAGAGGTTTCCCAGGACACAGACGCAGAAGACAAAGATGAAGCAGTGAACGAAGACAGCGAGTTTCCTGTTTACTCTTACCAGGAGATTG AGGCAGCTGTCAACTCCTCTGATGAAAGGAAGAAAGTGCCCTGGTCAGACAATGAGACTCTTATTCTCCTGGAGCTGTGGGGGGACGAGAAGATGCAGCAGAATCTGCGACGCTGTCCCCACAATGGCCATATCTACTCCGAAATATCAGAAAAACTGAACGCTCACGGCTACTCTCGAACCTCAGAGCAGTGTCACACTCGAATCAAACGTCTCAAGCTCAGCTATCGGCAGTGTCGAGACACCATGAAGCACGTAGCGGG TTTGCCCGAGGATAAACGTGTGGACTTCAAGTTCTATGATTTGTTGGACGAAATTCTTAAAAAGCATCCGCCTTCACGCAGGGCACCGGCTGCAGATACACAGCGGGACTCGGCTACTGACTCTGAGAAAG ATTTATGTGGAACAGCCAGCTACGCAGCACCTGATAAGTCCACACCGGGATCCTGGTCCGATGCAGAGACCTTGGCCCTCATTGACATATGGGCCGAGGACGAAATTCAGAAGGCACTCAAAGGTGTCATCCACAACGGCCATGTGTTCGCCGACATATCGGAAAAGTTGCATGATTTGGGATTCTCAAAAACACCGGAGCAGTGCCGCTGGAAGGTGAAGACCCTGCGGCAAAATTTCCGGCAGTGCTACGAAAGGAAAAA ATGTGGGAGAGACAAAGTTGGTTACAAATTCTATGAGCAGCTTGAACAAGTGCTGGGATATGAGGCGCTCTCCATTGATGTTTTTGATGAAAAGGAAGAGCAGGAAACAG TTGTAGATAATACAAAATTTGCCCCGTGGTCAGAGCCAGAGACTCTGGCCCTCATCGAGATCTGGAGTCAAAAAGAGATCCAGGAAAGCCTCAAAGGCTGTATCCGGAATGGGCACATATATGCCGAAATatcagagcaaatggcggcCATGGGGTTTGCCAAAACAGCGGAGCAGTGTCACAAACGCGTGACGAAGCTGAGAAAGACTTATCGGAGGTGTTACAACAGCATGAT ACACGGTGGGAAACCAGTGCTCTTCAGATACTTCAGGTTCTTAGAACCAGTATTGGGCAACTTGCGCTCTTCCCATGATGCAGATGCTACGGATGTGTGTGTTGACACTGTGGAAATGCCTGAGTCCGTTCAAGAAACAc AGTCCCAAAGAGCTGCCAGGAAAGCGGTGGCCGAGTCGAGCCGTAAAATGCCATGGTCTGACCGGGAGACCAAGGCCCTGCTGGAGATTTGGGGGGAGGACAGAATCCAGTACAACCTCAAGGGCTGCCTcaaaaacaagcacattttcAAGCACATCTCCAAGAGGATGACTGCTCAAGGTTTCATACGGACTGCGGAACAGTGTCAGACTCGAGTGAAACGTCTCAAAGCCaggttttttaatgaaaa GGAGGACTGTAAGTTCTATGAACAGCTGGAGAAGATATTTTATAAAGATATCTCTTCTGATGCTTCGTTTGAGGATTCAGTGAATATGAGTGGTGAACTGGAATCTATAACAGATTCTGAACCAG ATTCACCACCCCCGGCCCCTCGTCAGACCTGTGACGGACCGAAGCTGCCATGGACGGACTGCGAGACACAGGCCCTCATCGATATCTGGGGGAGCGGGGAAGTTCAAGGCAGCCTGAGAGGCTGCACCAAGAACAAACACATCTTCACCCAGATTTCCCAGGCGATGATCGACCAGGGTTACATCAGGACGGCTGAGCAGTGCCAGTCGAGGGTGAAGAGGCTAAAGGCCAGCTTCCGCCAGTGCAGCGACAGCAACAG GATCGGGCTGGAAAGGGTTGAATGCAAATTCTATGACCAGCTGTACAAAATATTTGGATTTGAGTCCTCACCTCACAATCCAGCTCCTGAGGAGTCAGCTGCCACCAGTACAGATGGGGATGCCACTGGAGATCAAGAGAACG GGAATGAAGATGAGGCCTGTGTCCTGTTGGAAACCTGTGGGAGGGAAGATGTTCCAAAGCATCTGAAATGA